A DNA window from Theobroma cacao cultivar B97-61/B2 chromosome 5, Criollo_cocoa_genome_V2, whole genome shotgun sequence contains the following coding sequences:
- the LOC18598605 gene encoding G2/mitotic-specific cyclin S13-7, with protein MASRPIVPQQVRGITGAEGVAGGAVNKQTKKNAAGDGRSRRALGDIGNLVNVRGVADGKPQPHRPLTRSFCAQLLANAQAAAAAENNKKNVCVNVDKAPVPDGNNAVPKRADAAPKPAQKKPTAKPKPVEVIEISPDAEDAVQVKEKKDKVPVNNIDKKATAGEGSSKKKAHSLTSVLTARSKAACGISNKPKEEIVDIDAADANNDLAGVEYVEDIYKFYKSVENESRPHDYMHLQTDINEKMRAILIDWLIDVHQKFELSAEALYLTINLIDRFLCVKIVPRRELQLLGMSAMLIATKYEEIWPPEVNDLVCIADRAYSHEQILIMEKTILGKLEWTLTVPTTYVFLARFIKASIPDDEKMENMVYFLAELGMMHYESIRYCPSMVAASAVYAARCTLNKTPAWTDTLKFHTGYSEAQLMECARLLAFFHSKAAESRLQVVYRKYSNSQRGAVALLPAPQTLLSAAASV; from the exons ATGGCTTCAAGACCCATTGTGCCACAACAAGTCAGGGGTATTACAG GTGCCGAGGGCGTTGCAGGAGGAGCAGTTAATAAGCAGACAAAGAAGAATGCCGCAGGAGATGGGAGGAGCCGCCGTGCATTAGGAGATATTGGGAATCTGGTAAATGTTAGAGGAGTGGCTGATGGCAAGCCTCAGCCTCATCGTCCCCTCACCAGGTCTTTCTGTGCACAATTACTTGCCAATGCACAAGCTGCTGCAGCCGCTGAGAACaataaa AAAAATGTTTGTGTTAATGTGGATAAGGCTCCTGTTCCTGATGGAAACAACGCTGTGCCTAAAAGGGCTGATGCTGCACCAAAGCCCGCTCAAAAGAAACCAACTGCAAAGCCCAAGCCTGTGGAAGTGATTGAAATCAGTCCTGACGCAGAAGATGCGGTCCAGGTGAAGGAGAAAAAAGACAAGGTTCCTGTGAATAATATTGATAAGAAAGCAACTGCGGGAGAGGGATCATCCAAGAAGAAAGCACATTCTCTTACTTCAGTCCTTACTGCTAGAAGCAAG GCGGCCTGTGGTATTTCTAACAAGCCAAAGGAGGAGATTGTTGATATTGATGCTGCAGATGCAAATAACGACTTGGCCGGGGTGGAGTATGTTGAAGACATTTACAAGTTCTATAAATCAGTTGAG AATGAGAGCAGGCCACATGACTATATGCACTTGCAAACTGACATTAATGAGAAGATGAGGGCAATTCTTATCGATTGGCTGATCGATGTTCATCAAAAGTTTGAGCTCTCTGCCGAAGCTCTGTATCTCACTATCAATTTGATTGATCGGTTCCTTTGTGTGAAGATCGTGCCTAGGAGGGAATTACAACTGCTGGGCATGAGTGCAATGCTTATTGCCACCAAATATGAAGAAATATGGCCCCCTGAG GTCAATGATCTAGTATGCATTGCAGACAGAGCTTACAGTCATGAACAGATACTGATTATGGAGAAAACTATACTGGGAAAATTGGAATGGACTTTGACAGTGCCTACAACCTATGTATTTCTAGCACGCTTCATCAAGGCATCGATTCCTGATGATGAGAAA ATGGAAAACATGGTATATTTCCTGGCTGAGTTAGGTATGATGCATTACGAGAGCATAAGGTACTGCCCATCAATGGTTGCTGCCTCGGCAGTGTATGCTGCTCGTTGCACACTGAACAAGACCCCAGCTTGGACTGACACACTAAAGTTTCACACTGGATACTCTGAAGCACAGCTAATGGAATGTGCTAGACTGCTGGCTTTCTTCCATTCAAAGGCTGCAGAAAGTAGGCTTCAGGTTGTATACAGAAAGTACTCGAATTCTCAACGAGGAGCTGTAGCATTGCTTCCAGCACCCCAAACTCTATTGTCTGCCGCTGCTTCAGTTTGa